The sequence TTCTCTTTCCAGCTGTATTCTAGTTAAAAGATCACTTTTTGTTTCCTGAATATCTTCTGCTGTTATTCCTGCACTTAAAGATATTCCTCCAGTTATCATGAAGGCTATCAAGAGTGAAAGAGAATAACTAACTTTTCTTTTTAAAAATCTCTTTAAAGATTTTTCTATGTCACCTTTTCTCATAAAATCTTCCCCCTATATTAATTTCCTACCTTTACTTTTTGTTCCATCTTATCTAATCTGCTCAAGTATTCATTAAGTTTTTCATTTTCAAGTAAAATAAGTTCAATTTCATTATTATTAGTTTTAAACTTATCATATACTTCATCAAATTTCTGACTTAAAAATACTCTATTTTCATTTGGTTCCTCCCCTAAGATTTCTTCAAGCTTCATGATTTCTTCTTCTTCCATTTTCAAGAAAGCCATTCTTTCCTTTCCTATTTCAAAAGCTGCTCCTGCTGCTGCTATTTTAGCTTCTGGAGTATTTTCACTTCTGAATACTTTCTCTTCAAGAGATTCATTCATATCTCTTCTGATATCTTCTAATATCTTTTTCCCCTTTTTTTCCTCTTCTTTTTCTGCTGCTATTCTGGCTTTTTCTCCATCTTCAATAGCTTTTTGCCTTTCCTTTTCTTCAGTCTGTATTTCTCTTCTTATCTGTTCAAGAACTTTTCTGCCCTCTTTTTCACTTATTTCCTGTGAATAAACTGCTGTAATTAGACAAGATAAAAAAAGAGATAACATCGCTATTTTTCTCATCTTTCCCTCCTTAAATTATGCTTAAATTCTTTTTGTATATTTGACAAACAAAAATACTAAAAACAAAGTTTTTAGATATATATGGTATACATTTTTCACTAAGAAAATATATACTTATTTTGTTATCATATACACATTGTAACATAAAAAAAAATCACATACAAATAAAAAGAATATATATCATGTGTAATTTTAAATAAATATTTTTTTATTTAGATTTATAGTATACAATAGATTGTAATTTTTTTTATATTTTACATATGTAATTTTATTTAGATTTATTTATTTTATAAATTACTTTAAATATAAGGTAACATATACTACTGTTTTCTAAAAAAATCTCTGTTATAGTGTTTATATGGATAATATAAAATTAGGAAGGACAAATATGGAAATAAATATTTTGAAAAATATTCCTCATGAATAAATAACTGTTTTAAAAGATTTAGTTACAGTACGAGTAGGGTAAATAGTAAGTAAAACTCTTGTTCAAAACAATGCAGTAAGCTTGACTTGATTTGCTTTTGATAAAAGTGAGTAAATAAGTACCCACGAATCTTCAGGAGAGCTATGGTAACTATTTTTAGAAGGAACAGGAGCTTTTACAGTAGATGGAAAAAAATATATTTTAAATCAGGAGGGAAACTCTTGTAATGCCTGCAAAAAAACTCATTCAATTTTTGCTCAAGAATCATTTAAAATGTTTCTTACAGTTGTTTTCCATAAAAATAATTAATTAAATATAAAAGGACACTCATTTGAGTGTCCTTTTATATTTGTATCCCTATACCCATAGATACCAGAAGAAAGGTTATTATTATTATACTTATAATTATTGAAGCTGAACTTGTAAAACCTGCTATTCCAACATCTCCATCACATCTTTCAGTAAATACTGCTGACAGCGCTGAAACTGGGGCGAATACTGCTATTGCCAATACTTGACGTATTTCCAATGGAAAGGGCATGAACTTATAAAACAACAATGCCATTATTCCAGAAGCTATATATCTCACTGCCAATATAAACCCAGCCTTTGAAAGATAATCATATCTGAATTTTATCTCAAACATCATTCCTATCATAAGCATGGAAACAAATCCATTGGCAGCTCCTATCACTGAGGTCACGGAAATTATCTCTTCAGGTATATGGATATTCAACAAAGCCAATACCAACATACTTGTATATGTTACAAAGGGAACTGATGAAAAAAGTCTTTTTATAGACTGTAAAAAAGAAGCTTTTTCTCCAGTTTTTATTACTGCAGATGTCACTGCGTAAGAACCTCCAGTACAGCTTATAGAATTTCCTATATCAAACATACATACTGCTACTACTCCAAATGCTCCCAGAAAGTTCTGAACAAAGGGCAGAGTAAATGCTCCTATATTATATCCTGATAAATTAAGCATATATAATGCCCTTACTTTATCTTCTTTTTTCTTTGAAAGAATATATCCTAGAACTATCATTACCATATTACATCCAAGTCCTAGAAGTACAAGTATAAAGAGTGAATCTTCTTTTTGAAAACTTCCAAAGCTAGTGATTATTGCTGCTGGAAGAGTTATATTTATAACTATCTTTGTTACTATTCTATAATCATCTGGTGCAAAGAATTTTCTTTTTTTCAACACATACCCCATTATTATGATAAAGACAAAAGCTGAGGCTTTCATCAGAACTTGTTTCATAAAACTTCCCCCTGTCATTTGATTTTTAATATTTGATATTATATACCCTTTTCTTTCATTTAACTATAATTATGTAAAAAAACCTTTTAAAGATTTTAAAGTAATATAAAATATATACTTTCTGTTTTTTTATGAATCATTGTTTTAATTGTAAAATAATTAAAATAAGTATATACTTTATATGTAGAATAAATATACAGGAGGATAAAATTATGCCAGAATTGTTTTACCAAAAACCAGAGATATATAGAATTCTTGTACCCTTACCAGAAAATCCATTAAAAACTTTAAATTCTTACTTAATAAAATCAGAGAATAGAAATCTATTAATTGATACTGGTTTTAATCGTCCAGAATGTTATGAAGCTCTTATAGAAAATTTGAAAAAATTAAATGTGGATATGGAGAAAACAGATATTTTTTTAACTCATCTGCATTCTGATCATACTGGGCTTATAAATAAGATTGCTCATGAAAATAGTAAAATCTATATTGGAAAAACTGATTATGAATATATAGTTGAAAATCTAAAAGGTTTAAATTGGAAAGAGTCAGAGAAAAGATTTGCTTCTGAAGGTTTCCCTTATGAAATAATAGAAAGATTGAGAAAAACAAATCAAGCAAGAATTTTTGCTCCAGATGGAATATTTGAATCAATTTCACTTGAGGATGGAGATAAATTTAATATTGATAAATTAGAATTTACTGTTATTCTTACTCCAGGACATACACCTGGTCATACATGTCTGTATTTAGAAAAAGAAAAACTTCTATTTTCAGGAGACCACATTCTTTTTGATATAACTCCAAATATAACTGCATGGTTAAAAGTAAAAGATTCTTTGAGAGATTACATCAGCAGTTTAGAAAAAATAAAAAGATTTGAAATAAAGAAAACTTTTCCAGGACATAGAACACCTTCTGAAGATATTTACAATAGAATAGATGAGATAGTAGAGCATCATAAATCTAGACTATTAGATACACTTGAAGTAATCAAAGAACATTCCAATGGATTAACAGCATATGAAATAGCCAGCTTAATGAAATGGAATATGAGAGGAAAATCATGGTCAGAATTTCCAGATAATCAAAAATGGTTTGCTGTTGGAGAAACATTGTCTCATTTAGATTTTTTAATCAATGAAAATAAAATAGTTAAATTTAAAAGTGATGACATATACAAATATAAATTAAAATAAAATCTTTTGTAAAAAAACTAGTTTCAAGTGAATTTTTATATCACTTTTAACTAGTTTTTCTTTATTTTATTATTTTATATTTCTGCTAAAGCCACTTAACATTATTAAATCTTCTAAAAGTTCATTTTTAGGTGTAACAGAAGAATATTCTAATACCAAATTTGCAGCTGGTGTTTTCTCATAAATATTCTTTATTATCTCTTTAAAATCAAACTTTCCATTAAAAACTGATTGATGAGTATCCTTTTCTCCATTATTATTATGGAGATGGTATCCTATTATATCATCTTTCAGTATTTCTATTAAAATTTTCATATTCCAGTTATTTAATAGAGCATGTCCTATATCTATAAGGGAATAAAATCCATATTTTTTTATGAGTTCAATATATTCTTCCTGATTATACAGCATATTTTTTCTGATTCCTACATTTTCTACTGCTATCTTTACAGATTTTTTTTCAGCTATTTTTACTATTTCTTTTATTCTATTTTCTATTATATTTTTATCAATTTCATTTTCTAAAGTTTCATTAGTATGAAGTACCAGAAATTCCCCTTTATATTTTTGGGTTATATCTATAGCTTTTTTAAAATCTTCTAGTATTTCTTCCCAGTTTTTTTCCGATACTGTAAGTTTAAAATATCTATATGGTCCATGAAATGAAACATTTTCCATTGAATAATTTTCAAGAATTTTATTTAACTTTTCAGTATGTTTCTCATCATGAGATTCTATAAAAAATTCTATATTTCTTATTTTATTATCCATAAAAAAATTTATTGTATCTTCATAGTTGTCACTGGCACATATAAGATCACTAACATATATTTTATTCATATTTTCTCCATTCATACTAATTACTTTATAAGTTTCATAATTTCATTTTGTGCTTCTTCAAGAGCTTCATTTGCTGGTTTTTCACCACTTAATATAATATCTCTGGCATCTATAAGTATCTGTTCTGCCTTTAATCCATTACTTCCTGAAAAACTTGCCCATTGTCCCATATCCGGCATTTGGCTCGCTGCTACACTCATTAATTTATTTTCAGTAAGAAATCTGTCTATTCCTGTTCCCTTTTCCACAATAGTAGGTGGCAGATATCCTGTACCTTTAGTCCATTTTTCAGTAGAATCAGCACTTAAAAGAAATTTCATAAATCTCCAAGCTGCCTGTTGATCCTCTGGTGATTTTGCCATTATCATAAGCATATTACCTCCAGCTGGAAGTTTTCTTTCCTTTCCATCAAATAATGGGAACTTTGCTCCTCTTAAGTCAAATTTAGCACTTGATTCAAAGTTTTCTCTTTTACCAATTGTTGTCACTACCATCCCCAGTTTTCCATTTAGAAAAGTCTGGAATCCTTCATCATTACTTGCATGTATTGCTGATTTATCCTTTACCATATCTGCTGTGAGCTGATAAGCTTCTGCTGATTCTTTTGATGAAAATGTAGGTATTGTGACTCCATTTTCCACCTTCAGCATCTGTCCTCCATTTCCTTCTAACAAAGCCTGTTGAGCCCAGTTATCAGCATATTCCTGCATGAAGAACCCTGGATTTCCAGTTTTCATCTTTATTGTCATAGCTGCTTCTGCCACTTCTTTCCAAGTCTTTGGAGGAGTATCTGCATTAAGTCCTGCTTCTTTAAATAAATCTGCATTGATATACATAATAGGATTACTTATAGAATAAGGTATCCCCACCTGCTCTCCATTTACCTGTCCAAGTTCAAGAATATTAGGAAGGAAATTTTTATCAAGAAAGTTTTTATCCTCTGGAAAATATTTATTTATAACATCCTGTGCTGGTGTATATTCAAAATTATCCTTTGCATAGTTTAGATATGAATACCCCATTTGAACTATTGCAGGGTATTTATTTGAAGCTATTGATACCTGAAGATTTTGAGTAAGACCTTTGTACATATCAGGATTAAATTTCTCAACTACCTGAATATCTTTATTCTGTTCATTAAATTCTTTGATTAGTTCTTTTATAGCCCCTCCTCCAAAAGTTTCTGAAGCTACATGCCAGTATTCTATCTGAACTGGTTTTTTCTCTTGTGCTGTATTTTCAGTTGATGTTTTTTCTCCCTGTGAACATGCAGCCATGAACATCATTGTTCCTAATATCAATCCATTTTTCAAATTTGCTTTCAATTTCTTTCCTCCTGTTAAATATTTATTTAAATTTTTATTATTCCATTTCTATATTATTTTCAGTAGCTATATCAAAGAAAAGCATATTTTTCTTTGTAAACTTTATATACACATCTTCATATCTTTTAAAATCACTGTCATTTGGTACAGAGGCCATAACTTTTTCTTCACCATTTACTGTTATCAGCAGACATTTCTGACTTCCATAATTTTCTATTTTAGCTATATTTCCCTTTATACTGTTTTCAGATTTATCTCTGCTCACTTTTACATATTCAGGTCTGATACCCAGATATACCTCTCTTCTTTTCTCAATAAGTTCTCTTTTTTCATCAGATAACTTTATTGTATTATTTTTAAATAGAATATCCCCTTCATTTATATTTGCCCTGAGTATGTTTATCTGAGGTATTCCTATAAATTTAGCTACAAATACATTTACTGGATTGTTATATATTTTCTCAGGAGTATCTATCTGCTGAAGATATCCTTTATTTAATACTGCTATTCTGTGACCTATTGTCATAGCTTCTATCTGGTCATGAGTCACATATACAAATGTAGGTCTGTACAGATTATGAAGTTTTACAAGTTTCTCTCTTGAGGTATTTCTCAGCTGTACATCAAGATTTGATAAGGGTTCATCTAAAAGAAAGAATGGAGACTGTTTCACAACAGCTCTGCACAGAGCAACTCTCTGTCTTTGCCCTCCTGAAAGTTCTTTAGAATATCTTTTTTCCAATCCTTCAAGATTTAATATCTTCAATGCCTCTCTGGCTCTTTTTTCTATCTCTTCTCTTTCTACCTTATTCATCCTAAGACCAAATGTTATATTATCCCAGACAGTCATATGAGGATAGAGAGCATAGTTTTGAAATACCATTGCTACATTTCTTTCTCCAGCTTCTATATCATTCATTAATTTATCTCCAAAATACAATTCCCCTGATGTTATTTTTTCAAGACCTGCTATCATTCTTAATGTGGTACTCTTTCCACACCCAGATGGACCTAAGAGAACAAGTCTCTCTCCTGGATTAATTTCCAGATTGAGATTTTTTACTACTTGAGTACTTCCATAGTCTTTACATACATTTTTAAACATTATACTGCTCATTTTGTCTCCTTTTAATTATCCTTTTATTCCCGACTTAACAAAGCTAGTCATTATCATTCTCTGGCAAAATATGTATAGAATTATTGGAAAAATTATAGTCATTCCAGCTATTGCCATAGTTATTCCCCAATTATTTCCTCCTTCTGAACTTATGAACATCTGAAGTGCAAGAGATAATGTATAGTTTTCCTTGCTGCTCAGTATTATCAAGGGCCAGAAATACTCGTTCCATGAATTGATAAAGAACAATATTCCCATTGCTATTATAGAATTTTTTATCATAGGTATTATGAGATGTATCAAAGTTCTTGTTTCAGATATATTATCTATTTTAGCTACCTCTAAAAGAGATTTTGGTATTCCTCTCATATTCTGCATCATTAAAAGTATTCCTAAAGCATCTGCTAACTGAGGAAGAATGACTCCAAAACTAGTATCCAATATCCCCAGTTTTGACACAGTTAAATAGTTTGGAATCATTGTTACTGTAAAAGGAACAAACAAAGTAATCAATATCATTGAATAAATTATTTTCTTCCCTTTAAATTCCTTATATGTCATGACATAAGCTGCCATAATACTTGTAATTATTTTTCCCAAAGTGACCATTGCTGAAATAAAGAAAGTATTCCATATATATTTTATTATTGGAACATTATTCCATATGTGTTTATAGTTTTCAAGTGTAATTACTGATGGAATCAGTTTTAAAGGTTCAGAAAATACCTGATCCATACTTTTCAGTGATATAGAAAGCATATATATCAAAGGAAATATCTGCAAGAGAATAATTATAAAAAATAATATATGCCATTTTTTTTCTCTAGTTTTCATAATATACTCCTTTTTCCAGTATTTTTATCTTCAGACTTATCAATACAAAGAAAAACAGAGTAGTGATTATAGCCAGTGCCGAAGCCCTTCCTGTCTGAAAAAAGGTAAAAGCATACTGATATATACTGTATACAAGGTTTGTACTTCCATTATTTGGTCCTCCCTGAGTAAGGACATTTATAGGGACAAACACCTGTTGAAGTCCATATACTACTGTCATTATTGACACATACAAAGCTGTGGAAGATGTCATTGGAAGTACTATATATATAAATATTTGAAGATTAGAAAGCTTATCTATTTTGGCACTTTCTATTAATTCTGATGGAACTTCCAGTATCCCTGCTAAAAGAAGTATCAAATTATATCCAAATATTTTCCATGCGGTTATAATGCTCACCAAAAGAATTACCAATCCATTGGTTTTCAGCCAAAATAGAGATTCTATCCCAAATAATTCATAAACTTTTGATATAGGCCCTGACATAGGATTGAAAAGCCATAAGAACACCAGAGAAGCTACCACAAGGGAAATTATACTTGGAAAAAATATCATTGCTCTATAGAAGCTTTTTAATCTGCTGATAAGCAGTGCCAGTGCATAAGCAAATACATATGGCAGTATGAAATTGAATATTCCTAAAAATATTATATATAGGAATGTATTTCCCAGAGATTTGTATATAACTGAATCAGTCAATATATTTGTATAATTATCCAGTAATATAAATTTCTTATTTTTACTTATCATATTCCAGTCAAAAAAACTGAGATAAATAGTTCTCAATATAGGCCAGAAAACAAATGCAGTAAAAATTCCTATAGCTGGAACTAAAAGCGCAATCATGTAATTTTCTTTTTTTATTTTCAACTAAACCTCTCCTCAATATTTATTATTTTTATATTGAAATATTAGCACCTTTATGTAAATAAAATATAAAATTAATGTATAATAACAGTAAAAACTTTTTTACAGTTATTTTACATTTTATCAATCATCCAAATAGAAAAAAGAGATTGAAATGCCTATCAATCTCTTTTTATATTATTTTATACTGTTATTGTCTACCAGCCTGTAACTAATAAATTTCTAGCTGCTTTTTTACTGCATTTCTGATATTTTGAGTAAGCTTCTGCTCCTCTCTCTCTTATTTTTTCATTATCCTCTTTTTTCAGATAGCCATTTACTGCTGTATGAATAGTATATGCTTCTGGTGCCATACGTCCTGTTGTCCATATTAAAGGATTGACATTTGCAGAATTTAAATGTTTAGAAAAATAAAGTTTGCTGTAACAGGCAAGTATAATTATATCTCTTTTTTTCTTGTCTTTATTTACATATTTATTTCTGATATTAAAGTCCATAAGTCCATTATGGCCAATATATGATATTAAACCAGCATTGCCACCTATTCCAATAGTTTTTCCATTCAGCTCTATTGTATCTTTTTCTATTCCAGAACCAGCACTTAAGAAATCTTTTGTACACTCTTTAATATACTTGCCATCATAGGCATCTGCTATGAGATAGGTATCTTTTTCTGTTATATGTTTAAATATAACCCTTTCAAGTACTATAGAATTTAATTTTTCCGATTTTACCAGCTTCCATTCCTTACTTCTTTTAAAATAGGTTTTTATCCCATAAGCACAGCCCCAGTAAAGATTATTTTCTGAATCCTGTCCATTTCCTATTTTTTCTGGTACCTTAACTATTCCCTGATATTTGTTATCACAAAGAGCTACAAAGATATGTATTGATTTAATTTCTTTATTTTTATCTTGACTATCTGCCTTTAAAGTGAAGCTATAAAAAATTAGAAAACCAAAAATAAAAAATATTCTCATTTTTTTCATAATTTCTCCATATCTTCCCATTTTAAAGTGCTGTACCTTTAGTAGGAACAAAAAAATGCGACATATCAACTTTTTCAAGCTCCAGCAGTTTAACTTTTTTACTGATACCACTTGCAAATCCTGTCAAACTTCCATTTTTTCCTATAACACGATGACATGGAATGATAATGGAAATAGGATTATGCCCTACTGCTCCACCAACTGCCTGACTGGACATTCTTTCTTTTCCCATTTTATCAGCTAAAATTTCTGCAATTTCACCATAAGTAATAGTTTTTCCATAAGGAATTTTACATAAAACATCCCATACAGCTTTTCTAAACTCTCCACCTTTTGGAGATAATGGAAGTTCTGAAATATCTGGTTTCTCTCCATTAAAATATCTATCCAGCCATTTTTTTGTAATTTTAAATACTGAAAGTTCTGATTTATCTTCTATCTTCTCTTTGATAGTAGCAGCATAATACTTTTGCCCCTCATACCATAATCCAATGAGATTATCTCCATCACTTGCCAGTAATATTTTTCCTAAAGGTGATGAATAGTGTGTTGAATAATTCATTTTCTGCCTCCTTAATTCATTTATTGCAACGAATTCCACAAATTAACTGTTGCATAACTCCGCCATGGGCGCCAGGCTTCTGCTAAAGTCAGTATTTCCTTTGAAGTATATGGTGCCAATGCCTTTTTTACTCCATAATCAGTTTCCAGAAAAGCATCAGTCCATCCCATAGCACGCATAGCAATATATTGAGCTGTCCAGCTTCCTATTCCAGAGATATTCATCAATTTTTTTATCCCTTTTTCTGGAGAATTGCAGGAATTAAAATCTATATTTTTCTCTGCAAAAGCTTTAGCAAGCTCTAAAATAGTCTTTGATCTTGTTTGAATTATCCCTATTTTTCTAAGATATTCATTAGTCTCATCTTTTAAATTCAGAATATCTTCTGGCTCTGGAAAAATATGAGTCAGTCCTTCTATTCCAGTTTGAACTGGTGTACCAAAGTTTTCTGTAAGTCTCGCTGCTAATGTTCTTGCTGCTTTTATAGTAATCTGCTGACCTAAAACTGCTCTTACTGCCATTTCATAAGGATTGAAACAACCAGGTACACGAATGCCCAATACACGAAGTTCAGTATTGATTTCATTCATTGATTCCAGTCCTTCATATACTGCATATGGGTCACAAGACAAGTCAAAAAGATGTCGTACACGAGTTAATACCTGTGATAATACAGGAAGAAGGGCAGCTGACATTGTAACCTTC is a genomic window of Fusobacterium sp. containing:
- a CDS encoding autotransporter-associated N-terminal domain-containing protein, whose product is MRKGDIEKSLKRFLKRKVSYSLSLLIAFMITGGISLSAGITAEDIQETKSDLLTRIQLERE
- a CDS encoding AEC family transporter, giving the protein MKQVLMKASAFVFIIIMGYVLKKRKFFAPDDYRIVTKIVINITLPAAIITSFGSFQKEDSLFILVLLGLGCNMVMIVLGYILSKKKEDKVRALYMLNLSGYNIGAFTLPFVQNFLGAFGVVAVCMFDIGNSISCTGGSYAVTSAVIKTGEKASFLQSIKRLFSSVPFVTYTSMLVLALLNIHIPEEIISVTSVIGAANGFVSMLMIGMMFEIKFRYDYLSKAGFILAVRYIASGIMALLFYKFMPFPLEIRQVLAIAVFAPVSALSAVFTERCDGDVGIAGFTSSASIIISIIIITFLLVSMGIGIQI
- a CDS encoding MBL fold metallo-hydrolase, producing MPELFYQKPEIYRILVPLPENPLKTLNSYLIKSENRNLLIDTGFNRPECYEALIENLKKLNVDMEKTDIFLTHLHSDHTGLINKIAHENSKIYIGKTDYEYIVENLKGLNWKESEKRFASEGFPYEIIERLRKTNQARIFAPDGIFESISLEDGDKFNIDKLEFTVILTPGHTPGHTCLYLEKEKLLFSGDHILFDITPNITAWLKVKDSLRDYISSLEKIKRFEIKKTFPGHRTPSEDIYNRIDEIVEHHKSRLLDTLEVIKEHSNGLTAYEIASLMKWNMRGKSWSEFPDNQKWFAVGETLSHLDFLINENKIVKFKSDDIYKYKLK
- a CDS encoding sugar phosphate isomerase/epimerase; translation: MNKIYVSDLICASDNYEDTINFFMDNKIRNIEFFIESHDEKHTEKLNKILENYSMENVSFHGPYRYFKLTVSEKNWEEILEDFKKAIDITQKYKGEFLVLHTNETLENEIDKNIIENRIKEIVKIAEKKSVKIAVENVGIRKNMLYNQEEYIELIKKYGFYSLIDIGHALLNNWNMKILIEILKDDIIGYHLHNNNGEKDTHQSVFNGKFDFKEIIKNIYEKTPAANLVLEYSSVTPKNELLEDLIMLSGFSRNIK
- a CDS encoding ABC transporter substrate-binding protein gives rise to the protein MKANLKNGLILGTMMFMAACSQGEKTSTENTAQEKKPVQIEYWHVASETFGGGAIKELIKEFNEQNKDIQVVEKFNPDMYKGLTQNLQVSIASNKYPAIVQMGYSYLNYAKDNFEYTPAQDVINKYFPEDKNFLDKNFLPNILELGQVNGEQVGIPYSISNPIMYINADLFKEAGLNADTPPKTWKEVAEAAMTIKMKTGNPGFFMQEYADNWAQQALLEGNGGQMLKVENGVTIPTFSSKESAEAYQLTADMVKDKSAIHASNDEGFQTFLNGKLGMVVTTIGKRENFESSAKFDLRGAKFPLFDGKERKLPAGGNMLMIMAKSPEDQQAAWRFMKFLLSADSTEKWTKGTGYLPPTIVEKGTGIDRFLTENKLMSVAASQMPDMGQWASFSGSNGLKAEQILIDARDIILSGEKPANEALEEAQNEIMKLIK
- a CDS encoding ABC transporter ATP-binding protein translates to MSSIMFKNVCKDYGSTQVVKNLNLEINPGERLVLLGPSGCGKSTTLRMIAGLEKITSGELYFGDKLMNDIEAGERNVAMVFQNYALYPHMTVWDNITFGLRMNKVEREEIEKRAREALKILNLEGLEKRYSKELSGGQRQRVALCRAVVKQSPFFLLDEPLSNLDVQLRNTSREKLVKLHNLYRPTFVYVTHDQIEAMTIGHRIAVLNKGYLQQIDTPEKIYNNPVNVFVAKFIGIPQINILRANINEGDILFKNNTIKLSDEKRELIEKRREVYLGIRPEYVKVSRDKSENSIKGNIAKIENYGSQKCLLITVNGEEKVMASVPNDSDFKRYEDVYIKFTKKNMLFFDIATENNIEME
- a CDS encoding carbohydrate ABC transporter permease; this encodes MKTREKKWHILFFIIILLQIFPLIYMLSISLKSMDQVFSEPLKLIPSVITLENYKHIWNNVPIIKYIWNTFFISAMVTLGKIITSIMAAYVMTYKEFKGKKIIYSMILITLFVPFTVTMIPNYLTVSKLGILDTSFGVILPQLADALGILLMMQNMRGIPKSLLEVAKIDNISETRTLIHLIIPMIKNSIIAMGILFFINSWNEYFWPLIILSSKENYTLSLALQMFISSEGGNNWGITMAIAGMTIIFPIILYIFCQRMIMTSFVKSGIKG
- a CDS encoding sugar ABC transporter permease; its protein translation is MKIKKENYMIALLVPAIGIFTAFVFWPILRTIYLSFFDWNMISKNKKFILLDNYTNILTDSVIYKSLGNTFLYIIFLGIFNFILPYVFAYALALLISRLKSFYRAMIFFPSIISLVVASLVFLWLFNPMSGPISKVYELFGIESLFWLKTNGLVILLVSIITAWKIFGYNLILLLAGILEVPSELIESAKIDKLSNLQIFIYIVLPMTSSTALYVSIMTVVYGLQQVFVPINVLTQGGPNNGSTNLVYSIYQYAFTFFQTGRASALAIITTLFFFVLISLKIKILEKGVYYEN
- a CDS encoding methylated-DNA--[protein]-cysteine S-methyltransferase, with translation MNYSTHYSSPLGKILLASDGDNLIGLWYEGQKYYAATIKEKIEDKSELSVFKITKKWLDRYFNGEKPDISELPLSPKGGEFRKAVWDVLCKIPYGKTITYGEIAEILADKMGKERMSSQAVGGAVGHNPISIIIPCHRVIGKNGSLTGFASGISKKVKLLELEKVDMSHFFVPTKGTAL